In Deinococcus sonorensis KR-87, a single window of DNA contains:
- a CDS encoding MFS transporter, with protein MSIRVAVRVLRGHWSLPHVLRHRDYRLFWTGQAVSGVGSLMQVVGQSLLVLKLSHQSALALGAVSLAQALAFFLFALIGGGVVDRVNRRAVLFVTQTLLMGLALTLAVLSATGTASLPVVVALAFCSGMVMSFDQPARAALFPGLVPHSEVPRATALNALAMTAAGTLGPALAGVTAASLGLSVNFALNALSFVVALVCLARMRTVNQPAPASSRPPLLTSVREGLQVVARDPALPWVVSGYGALLLLGPSPSMLLPLYAAQVLHVDGAPLALLFLAVGAGTLLASVAQAASSGERQRDVFVVGLIVWAAALAVFALSSSLALCAAALLVHGAARNVVGTTAVTLMQLLAPEQARGRVMSVNTLLAGGVRPIGDFAVSAAIAATSLAGTTLACAGLVGLLAVALRGPLTRAGTVLRPRSVR; from the coding sequence ATGTCCATACGCGTTGCAGTCCGCGTCCTTCGGGGGCACTGGTCCCTTCCCCACGTCCTGCGGCACCGCGACTACCGGCTGTTCTGGACCGGGCAGGCCGTGTCGGGCGTCGGCAGCCTGATGCAGGTGGTGGGTCAGAGTCTGCTGGTCCTGAAGCTCAGCCACCAGTCCGCGCTGGCCCTCGGCGCGGTGTCGCTCGCACAGGCGCTGGCCTTCTTCCTCTTCGCCCTGATCGGGGGCGGCGTCGTGGACCGCGTGAACCGGCGCGCCGTGCTGTTCGTCACCCAGACGCTCCTGATGGGCCTGGCCCTCACGCTGGCCGTCCTGAGTGCCACGGGCACCGCCAGCCTGCCCGTCGTGGTCGCGCTGGCGTTCTGCTCCGGCATGGTGATGAGTTTCGACCAGCCCGCGCGCGCCGCCCTGTTCCCGGGCCTGGTGCCGCACAGCGAGGTGCCGCGCGCCACGGCCTTGAACGCCCTGGCCATGACGGCGGCCGGCACGCTCGGGCCGGCGCTGGCCGGGGTCACGGCGGCCAGCCTGGGCCTGAGCGTGAACTTCGCCCTGAATGCCCTGAGCTTCGTGGTCGCGCTCGTCTGCCTGGCCCGGATGCGCACCGTGAACCAGCCAGCGCCAGCCTCCTCACGGCCGCCGCTGCTGACCTCGGTCCGCGAGGGCCTGCAGGTGGTGGCGCGTGACCCGGCGCTGCCGTGGGTCGTGTCCGGGTACGGGGCGCTGCTGCTGCTCGGGCCGTCCCCGTCGATGCTGCTGCCGCTGTACGCCGCCCAGGTGTTGCACGTGGACGGAGCGCCACTCGCGCTGCTGTTCCTGGCGGTCGGCGCCGGGACGCTGCTCGCCTCGGTGGCGCAGGCGGCGAGCAGTGGGGAACGGCAGCGTGACGTGTTTGTCGTCGGGTTGATCGTGTGGGCGGCGGCCCTGGCGGTCTTCGCGCTCAGTTCATCGCTGGCGCTCTGTGCTGCGGCCCTCCTGGTGCACGGCGCGGCGCGCAACGTGGTCGGCACCACCGCCGTCACGCTGATGCAGTTGCTCGCTCCCGAGCAGGCCCGGGGACGGGTCATGAGCGTCAACACGCTGCTGGCCGGTGGCGTCCGGCCGATCGGTGACTTCGCGGTGAGTGCCGCCATCGCAGCCACGTCCCTGGCCGGCACCACCCTGGCGTGTGCGGGCCTGGTCGGTCTCCTGGCCGTGGCCCTCCGCGGTCCACTCACTCGGGCCGGCACGGTCCTGCGTCCCCGCAGTGTTCGCTGA
- a CDS encoding DJ-1/PfpI family protein produces the protein MNLTLPAVLRRLKYPVAFLTLPLLVGVTTALAFLSTPALPPPSAPLALPRPPALDPDRPTVAVVLGRDLSEVADVLAPFSTFQAAHAFNVVTVAETRAPVALTGDLDVLPHFTFAQLDAQLGRAPDVIVVPNIPNVRSNEALRRWVQRQGQRHRLVMSVCAGAEMLAATGLLDGRPATTHWGDIARIERQYPAVRWVRGQRYVDDGQVISTAGILSGIDGALHVIARLRGPAKAVQAARTLPYEARYLSDPAMPQFRPAARDAALTVLNLMYRWDRPTLGVALQDGADDLALAALYDTVPAALAGRLVSVAPAGAVITTRSGLQLLARRTPEQWGRSGPLLFPGAGPADVRFPFDAALADLARRTDRPTAHLAAKRLEVRTLVGSLPGRGPWRSPVVWRPVTLGAVSLTVVILLEHWLRRRRAGKVRIAAPAPEAGGPAPLASR, from the coding sequence GTGAACCTCACGCTGCCCGCTGTTCTCCGGCGTCTCAAGTACCCCGTGGCCTTCCTGACGCTGCCGCTGCTGGTCGGGGTCACCACCGCCCTGGCGTTCCTGTCCACGCCGGCGCTGCCCCCTCCCTCCGCGCCGCTCGCGCTGCCCCGGCCGCCGGCCCTCGATCCGGATCGACCGACCGTCGCCGTGGTGCTCGGCCGTGACCTGAGCGAGGTGGCGGACGTGCTCGCGCCCTTCTCGACGTTCCAGGCCGCGCACGCATTCAATGTGGTCACGGTGGCCGAGACGCGCGCGCCGGTGGCCCTGACCGGCGACCTGGATGTGCTGCCGCACTTCACCTTCGCTCAGCTCGACGCGCAGCTGGGACGGGCGCCCGACGTGATCGTGGTGCCGAACATCCCCAACGTCCGGAGCAACGAGGCGCTGCGGCGGTGGGTGCAGCGGCAGGGCCAGCGGCACCGCCTGGTGATGAGCGTCTGCGCCGGCGCCGAGATGCTCGCCGCGACCGGCCTGCTGGACGGCCGGCCCGCCACCACCCACTGGGGTGACATCGCCCGCATCGAACGGCAGTACCCGGCGGTGCGCTGGGTGCGCGGCCAGCGGTACGTGGACGACGGGCAGGTGATCAGCACCGCGGGCATTCTGTCAGGCATCGATGGGGCGCTGCACGTCATCGCCCGCCTGCGTGGCCCGGCCAAGGCGGTGCAGGCGGCACGCACACTGCCGTACGAAGCCCGCTACCTCAGCGACCCCGCCATGCCCCAGTTCCGGCCGGCGGCCCGGGACGCCGCGCTGACCGTGCTGAACCTGATGTACCGCTGGGATCGCCCCACCCTGGGTGTGGCGCTGCAAGACGGCGCCGACGATCTCGCGCTCGCGGCGCTGTACGACACCGTGCCGGCGGCGCTGGCGGGCCGCCTGGTGAGCGTCGCCCCGGCGGGTGCCGTCATCACGACCCGCTCGGGCCTGCAGCTGCTGGCGCGCCGCACGCCCGAGCAGTGGGGCAGGTCCGGACCGCTGCTGTTCCCGGGTGCCGGGCCAGCGGACGTGCGCTTTCCCTTCGACGCGGCGCTCGCCGACCTGGCCCGCCGCACCGACCGCCCCACCGCGCACCTGGCGGCCAAACGCCTGGAAGTCCGCACCCTGGTCGGCTCGCTGCCGGGCCGAGGCCCATGGCGTTCACCCGTCGTCTGGCGTCCCGTCACGCTCGGGGCCGTGTCCCTGACCGTCGTCATCCTCCTGGAGCACTGGCTTCGAAGGCGGCGCGCCGGGAAAGTCCGGATCGCCGCACCGGCACCCGAGGCGGGTGGACCGGCGCCGCTCGCGTCTCGCTGA